A stretch of Oncorhynchus mykiss isolate Arlee chromosome 12, USDA_OmykA_1.1, whole genome shotgun sequence DNA encodes these proteins:
- the LOC110538821 gene encoding RNA-binding protein with serine-rich domain 1: protein MAPSPTKRKEEEKSKDRGKEKTATKEGGDKERGREKGHKRRSASTGSSSSSSSSSGSSSGSSSGSSSSGTSRSGSSRSSSSSSSSSSGSPDPGRRRHDNRRRSRSASKTQKKGDDKERRRRSPSPKPTKVHLGRLTRNVTKDHIQEIFATYGKIKMIDMPVERLHPNLSRGYAYVEFETPEEAQKALKHMDGGQIDGQEITTSAVLAPRIRPPPRRQSPPRRMPPPPPMWRRTPPRMRRRSRSPRRRSPVRRRSRSPGRRRHRSRSSSNSSR, encoded by the exons AT GGCACCGTCACCCACAAAGCGTAAGGAGGAGGAAAAGTCAAAGGACAGGGGAAAAGAGAAGACTGCCACTAAGGAAGGGGgggacaaggagagagggagggagaagggccACAAACGACGCAGTGCATCCACTGGGAGCAGCAGCAG CTCCAGCAGCAGCTCTGGCTCCAGCTCTGGTTCCTCCAGCGGCTCTAGTTCCTCTGGCACCAGCCGCTCTGGGTCTTCCCGGTCCAGCTCCTCCAGCTCATCTAGTTCCTCTGGGTCACCCGACCCCGGCCGCCGCCGACACGACAACCGTCGCCGCTCCCGCTCCGC GTCCAAAACACAGAAGAAGGGAGATGACAAGGAGCGAAGGAGAAGGAGCCCGAGCCCCAAGCCCACCAAAGTTCACTTAGGAAGACTGACCAGAAATGTGACCAAG GACCACATCCAGGAGATCTTTGCCACCTACGGCAAGATCAAGATGATTGACATGCCAGTGGAGAGGCTCCACCCAAACCTGTCCCGGGGCTACGCCTATGTGGAGTTCGAGACTCCAGAGGAGGCCCAGAAGGCCCTGAAACACATGGATGGTG GTCAGATTGATGGTCAGGAGATCACCACCTCTGCCGTGTTGGCTCCAAGGATACGCCCTCCCCCTCGTAGACAGTCACCCCCACGCAGAATGCCCCCACCTCCCCCCATGTGGCGCCGCACCCCACCTCGCATGAGGAGAAG GTCTCGGTCACCAAGGAGACGGTCCCCGGTGCGCCGACGCTCCAGGTCCCCGGGGCGCAGACGTCATCGTTCCCGTTCCAGTTCCAACTCCTCACGATAG